Below is a genomic region from Candidatus Sulfotelmatobacter sp..
AGAGCGTCCTGCTGCGCCACATCATCGGCCTGATGGCGCCCGACTCGGGCTCGATCGAGGTCGAAGGCGAGGAGATCGTCGGGCTGCGGGAGCGCGAGCTGAACGAAGTGCGCAAGAAGTTCGGCATGCTGTTCCAGAGCGCGGCGCTGTTCGATTCGCTCACCGTCGGCGAGAACATCGCGCTGCCGCTGCGCGAGCACACGCGGCTGCCGGATGCCGAGATCCACAAACGGGTCGCCGAGCGCCTCGAGTGGGTGGGACTCTCGGGCGTCGAGGACATGAAGCCGGCCTCGCTGTCGGGGGGGATGAAGAAGCGCGTCGGTCTGGCGCGCGCGCTGGCCATGGATCCGCAGATCGTGCTCTACGACGAGCCCACCACCGGCATCGATCCGATCATGGCCGACGTGATCGACAAGCTCATTCGAGGCCTGCAGAAGCGGCTCGCCGTGACTTCGGTAGTCGTGACGCACGACATGGTGAGCGCCTACAAGGTTGCAGATCGAATGGCGCTGTTGCACGGTGGGCGCGTGGTGTTCATCGGAACGCCCGAAGAAGTGCGCTCGACACGTGACCCGCTGGTGCGGCAATTCGTGGAGGGTTCGAGTGAAGGGCCGATGCAGACGGTGTAGGGCGAGAGGGCCGAGATGAGTCGTCGCACCGAAATCCAGGTGGGCCTGACCGTGCTGGTGGCGCTGGGGTTATTGCTGTGGGGTGTCACCTGGCTCAAGGAGATCTCGCTCACTCAGAAGAACCGCATCTGGCTGGTGCGCTTCGAGCAGACCGGAGGCCTGAGTCAGAGCGACGAGGTGCAGGTGAACGGGCTCCGTAAGGGCGAAGTGCGCGACGTGCGCCTGGTGGACGGCGCCGTGCTCGTCCACCTGCAGCTCGATTCCGATGTGAGGCTTACTCACGAGTGTCGCGTCGCGATCCGCAACGTTGGCCTGATGGGCGAGAAGGTGATCGCGGTGGACCTGCGCATGACCGGCACGCCCTACACCGAACGCGACACCATTCCCGGCATGTACGAGCTGGGCATCGCCGAAGTGGCGGCGATGCTCGGCGACGCGGTCGCGCCGATCGGCGATCTGGCCGAGCAGCTGCGCACGATCGCGCAGGCCATGAGCAAATCCGGCGACCTCGCCGGCACCATGAAGAACCTGAGGCTGGCGAGCGAGCAGTTGCGCCAGTCGGTCGACGAGAATCGCCGCGGCGTGAAGTTGATCGTTTCGAACCTGCAGGCGACCAGCGCGACGACCAGGGCGCTCACCACCGATCGAGAGGCCGAATTGAAGAAGGCGATCGACCACTTCGCCTCGACCGCCGAGAAGCTCGATCAGCTCTCTGGCAAGCTCGACTCGCTGCGCGCCTCGCTGCAGAGCGTGGCGGGCAAGATGGATCGCGGCCACGGCACGATCGGCAAGCTGATCAACGACGACAAGCTCTACGACGACACGCATGCCGCGGTAGCCGAACTGAAGTCGCTGATCGCCGACATCAAGGCGAATCCCAAGAAGTACCTGACCGTGAAGGTGTTCTAAGTGGCGAAGAGCGCGAAGACCGCCAAGACCCACTTCTTCTGTTCGCAATGCGGGCACGAGGAAGCGCGCTGGTTCGGGCGCTGCTCGGCGTGCGGCGCGTGGAACTCGGCCGCCGAGGCGCCGGTTGCAGGCGCGGCGCCCGGGGCGACAGCGCGCGGCGCGCGTTCGTCGCGCGGACGCTGGGCGCCGGGCGGTGGGGCACGCCCCACCGCGCGCCCGCTCGCCGAGATCGACGTGAGCGACGTGCGGCGCGCGCGCACCGGCATCGACGAGCTGGATCGCGTGCTGGGCGGCGGCGTGGTGCCGGGCTCGGTGACGCTGGTGGGCGGCGATCCCGGAATCGGCAAGAGCACGCTGATGATGCAGCTCGCGCGCCGGCTCGCGGGCGGTGACGGCGGCGCGGGGCACGGTCTGGCCGCGGCCGCCGCGCAACGCGTGCTGTACGTGTCGGGCGAAGAGAGCGAGTCGCAGGTGCGACTGCGCGCCGATCGGCTGGGGGCGATTCCCGCCGGGCTGCTGCTGCTGTGCGAGAGCGACGTCGAGGCGGTGCTCGAAGCGGCCGCCGAGGTGAAGCCGGCGGTGCTGATCGCCGATTCGGTGCAGACGCTGTCGCGCGCCGATCTCGAGGGCGGCCCCGGCACCGTGACGCAGGTGCGCGAGTCGGCGCTCGCGCTCATGCACTTTGCCAAGGCCACCGGCACCGCGGTGTTCCTGGTCGGCCACGTCACCAAGGACGGCGCGGTCGCGGGGCCGCGCGTGCTCGAGCACATGGTGGACGCGGTGCTCTATCTCGAGGGCGAGCGCTATCAGCACTATCGCGTGCTGCGCGCCGCCAAGAATCGCTTCGGCGCCACCCACGAGCTGGGCGTGTTCGAGATGACCGGCGAAGGTCTCCGCGAGATCGGCAATCCGAGCGAAGCGTTTCTCGCCAGCCTTGCCCCGGGCCCGGCTTCGCCCGGTGCTCCGGGCGGCGACGCCGCGACACTTGCGCCGGGCTCGGCGGTGGTGGCGAGCCTCGAGGGCTCGCGGCCGCTGCTGGTCGAGGTGCAGGCGCTGGTGTCATCGTCGTTCTACGCCACGCCGCAGCGCGTGGCGAGCGGCTTCGATCCCAGGCGTCTGGCGGTGTTGCTCGCCGTGCTCGAGCGGCGCGTGGGGCTGCGCCTCGGTCGCCACGACGTGTTCGTCACCGCCACCGGCGGCATCCGTCTCGAGGAGCCCGGCACCGATCTGGGCGTGGCGCTGGCGCTGGCCTCGTCGTTCCGCTCCCGGCCGCTGCTGCCGCGCACGCTGGCGGTGGGCGAAGTGAGCCTGTCGGGCGAGCTGCGGCGCGTGACGCGGCTCGAGACGCGACTCCACGAGGCGGCGCGCCTTGGCTTCACGCGCGCCGGAATTCCGGCGACCCAGGCCGACGAGGCGAAGGGCGCGAAGCTCGAAGTGGTGCCGCTCGCCACCCTGCGCGAGGCCTTCGAGACGCTGCTCGGCGAGGCGGTGAAGGTGGCCGAGTCTCGACGACCCGGGCATATCGCCGAGCGCCTGCGCGAAGAGGCCGGGCATTGACCGCCTCGAGCGATCGCCCGCTCAGCGCCAGCGCGCAGAAAGTGCAGGACGCGCTGCGGGCCGAGGGGCTCGAACTGCAGGTGATCGAGCTGGCG
It encodes:
- a CDS encoding ABC transporter ATP-binding protein; amino-acid sequence: MIAIRGLKKRLGSLQVLDGVDLDIEKGETMLVMGRSGSGKSVLLRHIIGLMAPDSGSIEVEGEEIVGLRERELNEVRKKFGMLFQSAALFDSLTVGENIALPLREHTRLPDAEIHKRVAERLEWVGLSGVEDMKPASLSGGMKKRVGLARALAMDPQIVLYDEPTTGIDPIMADVIDKLIRGLQKRLAVTSVVVTHDMVSAYKVADRMALLHGGRVVFIGTPEEVRSTRDPLVRQFVEGSSEGPMQTV
- a CDS encoding MlaD family protein, with product MSRRTEIQVGLTVLVALGLLLWGVTWLKEISLTQKNRIWLVRFEQTGGLSQSDEVQVNGLRKGEVRDVRLVDGAVLVHLQLDSDVRLTHECRVAIRNVGLMGEKVIAVDLRMTGTPYTERDTIPGMYELGIAEVAAMLGDAVAPIGDLAEQLRTIAQAMSKSGDLAGTMKNLRLASEQLRQSVDENRRGVKLIVSNLQATSATTRALTTDREAELKKAIDHFASTAEKLDQLSGKLDSLRASLQSVAGKMDRGHGTIGKLINDDKLYDDTHAAVAELKSLIADIKANPKKYLTVKVF
- the radA gene encoding DNA repair protein RadA, whose protein sequence is MAKSAKTAKTHFFCSQCGHEEARWFGRCSACGAWNSAAEAPVAGAAPGATARGARSSRGRWAPGGGARPTARPLAEIDVSDVRRARTGIDELDRVLGGGVVPGSVTLVGGDPGIGKSTLMMQLARRLAGGDGGAGHGLAAAAAQRVLYVSGEESESQVRLRADRLGAIPAGLLLLCESDVEAVLEAAAEVKPAVLIADSVQTLSRADLEGGPGTVTQVRESALALMHFAKATGTAVFLVGHVTKDGAVAGPRVLEHMVDAVLYLEGERYQHYRVLRAAKNRFGATHELGVFEMTGEGLREIGNPSEAFLASLAPGPASPGAPGGDAATLAPGSAVVASLEGSRPLLVEVQALVSSSFYATPQRVASGFDPRRLAVLLAVLERRVGLRLGRHDVFVTATGGIRLEEPGTDLGVALALASSFRSRPLLPRTLAVGEVSLSGELRRVTRLETRLHEAARLGFTRAGIPATQADEAKGAKLEVVPLATLREAFETLLGEAVKVAESRRPGHIAERLREEAGH